One region of Flavobacterium sp. KACC 22763 genomic DNA includes:
- a CDS encoding DUF6169 family protein → MYQYIQEEGLYPLFYFTTKHGLEYFVSFQKMDFDNIFFENLYSVDFYEANNQKFFNDPLIEITITNIINNYFKDNPDIILNYVCDSVDFKQDFRQKLFDKWYKNTSNNEFSKVNFQYQLEHEKMIYHLSFIFKSEFYNVHEIVEEVNLLLKEFSNLK, encoded by the coding sequence ATGTATCAATATATTCAAGAAGAGGGTTTATACCCTCTTTTTTATTTTACAACAAAACATGGATTAGAATATTTTGTCAGTTTTCAAAAAATGGATTTTGATAATATTTTTTTTGAAAATTTATATTCAGTGGATTTTTATGAAGCTAATAATCAAAAGTTCTTTAATGATCCTTTAATAGAAATTACGATAACTAATATCATCAATAATTATTTTAAAGATAACCCAGATATAATATTGAATTATGTTTGTGACAGTGTTGACTTTAAGCAAGATTTCAGGCAAAAATTATTTGATAAATGGTATAAAAACACTTCGAATAATGAATTTTCTAAAGTTAATTTTCAGTATCAGCTTGAACATGAAAAGATGATTTATCATTTGAGTTTTATTTTTAAATCAGAATTTTATAATGTGCATGAGATTGTTGAAGAAGTTAACTTGCTATTAAAAGAGTTTTCGAATTTGAAATAA
- a CDS encoding carbon-nitrogen hydrolase, with the protein MAKRKYKISVIQLNLNDVAENNLKKCISWVRDAASQGAEVILLPELYSSHYFCQSEDVDNFALAEPLYSTSFIAFSELAKELGVVIIVPFFEKRMAGIYHNSAYIIDTDGTEAGLYRKMHIPDDPHFYEKFYFTPGDLGFQAIETKKGTVGTLICWDQWYPEAARITALKGAEVLFYPTAIGWHPKEKEQYGENQYGAWMNVMKGHAVANGVFVAAANRIGLEKYLEGTEGIQFWGASFIAGPQGEILAQASHDKEEILIAEVDLDLQENVRQNWPFFRDRRIDAFGDITKRAIDK; encoded by the coding sequence ATGGCGAAAAGAAAGTATAAAATATCGGTTATTCAGTTAAATCTGAATGATGTTGCCGAAAATAATCTTAAAAAATGTATCAGCTGGGTAAGAGATGCTGCAAGTCAAGGAGCAGAAGTTATCTTATTGCCTGAATTATATAGCAGTCATTATTTTTGTCAAAGTGAAGATGTAGACAATTTTGCATTAGCAGAACCGCTTTACAGTACTTCGTTTATTGCATTCAGTGAATTGGCAAAAGAATTAGGAGTAGTGATTATTGTTCCTTTCTTCGAGAAGAGAATGGCTGGAATTTATCATAACAGTGCTTATATCATTGACACTGATGGAACTGAAGCAGGTTTATACCGTAAAATGCACATTCCAGACGATCCTCATTTCTATGAAAAATTCTATTTCACTCCAGGAGATTTAGGTTTCCAAGCAATCGAAACTAAAAAAGGAACTGTTGGAACATTAATCTGCTGGGATCAATGGTATCCAGAAGCGGCTCGTATTACAGCGCTTAAAGGAGCTGAAGTTTTATTCTACCCAACAGCAATTGGATGGCATCCAAAAGAAAAAGAGCAATACGGAGAAAATCAGTATGGTGCTTGGATGAATGTAATGAAAGGTCACGCTGTTGCAAATGGTGTTTTCGTTGCAGCTGCAAACCGAATTGGTCTTGAAAAATACCTTGAAGGAACAGAAGGAATTCAGTTCTGGGGAGCTTCTTTTATTGCTGGACCGCAAGGAGAAATTTTAGCTCAGGCTTCTCATGATAAAGAAGAAATCTTAATTGCTGAGGTTGATTTAGATCTTCAGGAAAATGTTCGTCAAAACTGGCCGTTTTTCAGAGACAGAAGAATTGATGCTTTTGGAGATATTACAAAAAGAGCAATTGATAAATAA
- a CDS encoding OmpA family protein, translating into MKKKLVSVSLLLLSFAAGAQNMATTSTTPSVDQEYNKWSIELNGGVNKPTRTMTPGYTTESLNFFHGDLGVRYMFSPKFGVKLDVGYDQFKEKKNTPDFDSRYVRASLQGVINVGRALNFETWTNTIGLLAHGGFGVSQISTETGFGGQDYMAHGIAGLTGQIRLSNRVALTGDLTGIVNGRQNWNFDGMGNTSTGSFDGVLLNASVGLTFYLGKNQKHADWVGEEDRIGELEKRVDLIETGLIDSDKDGVADLYDLEPNSIAGVAVNTKGQSIDTNQNGVPDELESYLDKTYEKKGAGTATNNTVEELINGGYVNVYFDFNSSKPTNASLSGVDFLVKYLKNNPGKSADIIGYADEIGNTNYNVELSRKRAEAVKKVAVNAGIDASRLNVIANGEDTSVNKSSKEARQIVRRVTFQVK; encoded by the coding sequence ATGAAAAAGAAATTAGTATCAGTATCCTTATTATTACTATCATTTGCTGCAGGCGCTCAAAATATGGCTACCACTTCTACCACACCTAGCGTAGATCAAGAATACAACAAATGGTCGATCGAACTGAATGGCGGGGTTAACAAACCAACCAGAACAATGACTCCAGGTTATACTACAGAATCATTAAACTTTTTCCACGGAGATCTAGGTGTTAGATATATGTTTAGTCCAAAGTTTGGGGTAAAATTAGATGTTGGTTACGACCAATTTAAAGAGAAAAAAAACACTCCAGATTTTGACAGCCGCTACGTTAGAGCAAGTTTACAAGGGGTTATCAATGTGGGACGTGCTTTAAACTTTGAAACTTGGACAAATACAATTGGACTTTTAGCTCATGGTGGTTTTGGGGTTTCTCAAATCAGTACCGAAACAGGATTTGGTGGACAGGATTACATGGCCCACGGAATCGCAGGTTTAACTGGACAAATTAGATTAAGCAACAGAGTAGCTTTAACTGGTGATCTTACCGGAATTGTAAACGGAAGACAAAATTGGAATTTTGACGGAATGGGAAATACTTCCACAGGTTCTTTTGATGGCGTTTTACTAAATGCTTCTGTAGGTTTAACTTTCTACCTAGGAAAAAACCAAAAACATGCTGACTGGGTTGGTGAAGAAGATAGAATTGGTGAATTGGAAAAAAGAGTGGACTTAATCGAAACTGGTCTTATAGATTCAGACAAAGATGGAGTTGCTGATTTATACGATTTAGAACCAAACAGTATTGCAGGAGTTGCTGTTAATACAAAAGGACAATCTATTGATACAAATCAAAATGGTGTGCCAGATGAGTTAGAAAGCTATTTAGATAAAACGTATGAGAAAAAAGGAGCTGGAACAGCTACAAACAACACTGTTGAAGAATTAATCAACGGAGGTTATGTAAATGTTTACTTCGATTTCAATTCGTCTAAACCAACAAACGCATCTTTATCTGGTGTTGATTTCTTAGTGAAATACTTAAAAAACAATCCAGGAAAATCGGCCGATATTATTGGTTATGCTGATGAAATTGGAAACACAAACTACAATGTTGAATTGTCTAGAAAAAGAGCGGAAGCTGTGAAAAAAGTAGCAGTAAATGCAGGAATAGACGCTTCAAGATTGAATGTAATTGCTAACGGAGAAGATACTTCTGTTAATAAAAGTTCTAAAGAGGCACGTCAGATCGTGAGACGAGTTACTTTCCAAGTGAAGTAA
- a CDS encoding choice-of-anchor I family protein yields MKNLSLSLLAALFVLASCNNDENSNTEPEVVVNENPGTFKEIGSITIGGEAAAEISAYCEKTKRLFTVNNSGVNQIDVIDISDPAKPLKIGKIDLVAYEGAANSVSVFDGKLAVALESTVNKQGNGKVVVFNTSDYSLIKQVTVGALPDMITFSPDGKFIMTANEGEPNTDYTQDPNGTVSIIETSTYNVTTLDFASFAGQAAALVKDGFRISKFAKTSFAQDIEPEYITISDDSKTAWVTLQENNGVAKVDLASKTITAIYPLGLKDYNTAENAIDVSDSDSKIAFNPWKVKGLYMPDAISHFTVNNTPYFVTANEGDAREYTAYTDVKRMKSMTLDATAFPDAATLKLDANMGRLNLVADMGDTDGDGDLDQMVSFGGRSFSIWNGNTGKIVFDSKNDVDKKTNELGTYDDKRSDDKGSEPEAVVAAKMGNQNILFVGLERSDAFMVYDATNPTSPQYLQTVKTGDAPEGILFIPASKSPTKRSLLVVSSEGDGSVKIYQPDLK; encoded by the coding sequence ATGAAAAATTTATCTCTCTCATTATTAGCAGCTCTATTTGTATTGGCGAGCTGTAACAATGATGAAAATTCAAACACCGAACCAGAAGTTGTTGTAAACGAAAATCCTGGAACTTTTAAAGAAATTGGTTCTATTACAATCGGCGGAGAAGCTGCTGCAGAAATCTCTGCTTACTGCGAAAAAACAAAAAGACTTTTTACAGTAAACAATAGCGGCGTAAACCAGATTGATGTTATTGATATTAGTGATCCTGCAAAACCGCTTAAAATCGGAAAAATTGATTTAGTTGCTTACGAAGGCGCTGCAAACAGTGTTTCTGTTTTTGACGGAAAATTGGCTGTAGCTTTAGAATCTACTGTAAACAAACAAGGAAATGGAAAAGTAGTTGTTTTTAATACTTCAGATTACAGCTTAATCAAACAAGTAACAGTTGGTGCATTGCCAGATATGATTACTTTTTCTCCCGACGGAAAATTTATCATGACTGCCAATGAAGGCGAGCCAAATACAGATTATACACAAGATCCAAACGGAACTGTTTCTATTATTGAAACGAGCACTTATAATGTTACTACTTTAGATTTTGCTTCATTTGCTGGTCAGGCTGCGGCATTAGTAAAAGATGGTTTCAGAATTTCAAAATTTGCTAAAACTAGTTTTGCTCAGGATATCGAACCTGAATACATTACAATTTCAGATGATTCTAAAACGGCTTGGGTAACTTTACAAGAAAATAATGGTGTCGCAAAAGTTGACTTAGCTTCAAAAACCATCACTGCTATTTATCCATTAGGTTTAAAAGATTACAATACAGCCGAAAACGCAATTGATGTAAGCGATAGCGACAGCAAAATCGCTTTTAATCCATGGAAAGTAAAAGGTCTTTATATGCCAGATGCTATCAGTCATTTTACAGTAAATAATACACCATATTTTGTAACCGCTAATGAAGGTGACGCAAGAGAATATACAGCTTATACTGATGTAAAACGTATGAAGAGCATGACGCTTGATGCAACAGCTTTCCCTGATGCAGCTACTTTAAAATTAGATGCTAATATGGGAAGATTAAATCTTGTTGCCGATATGGGAGATACTGACGGAGACGGAGATTTAGATCAAATGGTAAGTTTTGGAGGAAGATCTTTTTCTATCTGGAACGGAAATACAGGAAAAATTGTTTTTGACAGCAAAAATGATGTTGACAAAAAAACAAACGAGTTAGGCACGTATGATGACAAGAGAAGTGACGATAAAGGTTCTGAGCCAGAAGCTGTGGTTGCTGCTAAAATGGGAAACCAAAACATTTTATTTGTTGGCTTAGAAAGATCTGATGCTTTTATGGTTTATGATGCTACAAATCCGACTTCTCCACAGTATTTACAAACTGTAAAAACTGGAGATGCTCCAGAAGGCATTCTTTTCATTCCGGCTTCAAAAAGCCCGACAAAAAGAAGCTTATTGGTAGTAAGCAGCGAAGGAGATGGATCTGTTAAAATTTATCAGCCTGATTTAAAATAA
- a CDS encoding agmatine deiminase family protein, giving the protein MSTNNRRFPAEWEKQQGIVLCFPHNGNDWPGKYEAVQWAFVEFIKKVATFETVFLVVADEKLKEKVADMLERARVNLKNVSYIIHKTNRSWMRDSGPIIVKNGSKREALNFNFNGWAKYKNYQLDKYVPGKVADFIDVPLTQVMYKGKPVIVEGGAIDVNGKGTLLTSEECLMHPTIQVRNPGFTKEDYEAVFKEYLGVTNVIWLGDGIEGDDTHGHIDDLCRFVNEDTIVTIVETDKNDSNYKPLQDNLKRLQNAKLENGKSPVIVALPMPKRVDFEDLRLPASYANFLILNNCVLVPTFNDSNDRVALNILAECFPDREVIGISCIDFIWGFGTLHCLSQQIPA; this is encoded by the coding sequence ATGTCAACAAATAATAGAAGATTTCCAGCAGAATGGGAAAAACAGCAAGGAATTGTATTGTGTTTTCCGCACAATGGCAACGATTGGCCAGGAAAATACGAAGCAGTTCAATGGGCTTTTGTAGAGTTTATAAAAAAAGTAGCCACTTTTGAAACTGTTTTTTTGGTTGTAGCCGATGAAAAACTGAAAGAAAAAGTTGCTGATATGCTTGAAAGAGCTCGTGTGAATCTTAAAAATGTTTCATATATCATTCATAAAACCAACAGAAGCTGGATGCGTGACTCTGGACCAATTATTGTGAAAAATGGTTCAAAAAGAGAAGCGTTGAATTTCAATTTTAATGGTTGGGCAAAATATAAAAATTATCAATTAGATAAGTATGTTCCAGGTAAAGTAGCTGATTTTATTGACGTTCCGCTAACTCAGGTAATGTACAAAGGAAAACCGGTAATTGTTGAAGGTGGAGCAATTGATGTAAACGGAAAGGGAACGTTACTGACTTCTGAGGAATGTTTAATGCATCCAACAATTCAAGTAAGAAATCCTGGTTTTACAAAAGAAGATTACGAAGCTGTTTTTAAAGAATATCTTGGAGTAACGAATGTAATTTGGTTAGGAGACGGAATAGAAGGAGATGATACGCATGGTCATATCGACGATTTATGCCGATTTGTAAATGAAGATACGATTGTAACGATTGTAGAGACGGATAAAAATGATTCAAACTACAAACCTTTACAGGATAATTTGAAACGTCTGCAAAATGCAAAATTAGAAAACGGAAAATCTCCAGTTATTGTGGCATTGCCAATGCCAAAGCGTGTAGATTTTGAAGATTTAAGATTGCCAGCAAGTTATGCTAATTTCTTAATTTTGAACAATTGCGTTTTAGTGCCAACATTTAATGATAGCAACGACCGCGTAGCTTTAAATATATTAGCAGAATGTTTCCCTGATAGAGAAGTTATCGGAATCAGTTGTATTGATTTCATATGGGGATTCGGAACTTTACATTGTTTAAGTCAGCAGATTCCTGCATAA
- a CDS encoding endonuclease/exonuclease/phosphatase family protein yields the protein MKKIFFILSVLSSGALFSQSDSQDKNELTFATYNVSMESDNYSPKGAMGKSEQILIYQLNSGHNTQIRNIAQIIQTVRPDVILLNEFDYIKDPELGVKAFIKNYLNVSQGGAMAIDYPYFYYSTVNTGQPSPYDLNNDGKLDNFGNDAWAFGMYPGQYGMMLLSKYPIDVNVVRTFQHFKWKDMPGALITKKADGSDWYSKKAWKEFPLSSKSHWDVPVEIGNKTVHVLVSHPTPPTFDSTEDRNGKRNHDEIRFWKDYISDNSASYIYDDKGVKGGLPPNSRFVIMGDQNASPVEGDAIREGIKSLVDDSKINNDFTPASKGGVEFSPENPFGINHTAFWRMRADYVLPSRLGFKFVDSGVFWPAKGESMSELVEKRESSSDHRLVWVKLILE from the coding sequence ATGAAGAAAATATTTTTTATCCTTTCCGTGCTTTCTTCCGGAGCTCTTTTTTCACAGTCTGATTCACAAGACAAAAATGAACTTACATTTGCTACCTACAATGTTAGTATGGAATCTGATAATTATTCTCCTAAAGGCGCAATGGGAAAATCGGAGCAGATATTGATTTATCAGCTTAATTCAGGGCATAATACTCAAATTAGAAATATTGCCCAGATTATTCAAACCGTTAGACCAGACGTTATTCTTTTAAACGAATTTGATTATATTAAAGACCCTGAACTTGGTGTAAAGGCGTTTATAAAAAACTATTTGAATGTGAGCCAAGGCGGAGCTATGGCGATCGATTATCCTTACTTCTATTATTCAACAGTGAATACGGGTCAGCCAAGCCCTTATGATTTGAATAATGATGGAAAGCTGGATAATTTTGGAAATGATGCTTGGGCGTTTGGTATGTATCCTGGACAATATGGTATGATGCTTTTATCTAAATATCCTATTGATGTTAATGTGGTTCGCACTTTTCAGCATTTTAAATGGAAAGATATGCCAGGAGCATTGATTACCAAAAAAGCAGATGGGTCAGATTGGTATAGCAAGAAAGCATGGAAAGAATTTCCGTTATCTTCAAAATCTCACTGGGATGTTCCTGTAGAAATTGGTAATAAAACAGTTCATGTTTTAGTCAGCCATCCAACTCCTCCTACTTTTGATAGTACTGAAGATCGCAATGGAAAAAGAAATCATGATGAAATCCGATTCTGGAAAGACTATATTTCAGACAATTCGGCTTCATATATTTATGATGATAAAGGTGTAAAAGGTGGTTTACCTCCAAATTCTCGATTTGTCATAATGGGTGATCAAAATGCTTCGCCAGTTGAAGGAGATGCTATTAGAGAAGGAATAAAGTCTTTAGTAGACGATTCGAAAATTAATAATGACTTTACGCCTGCGAGTAAAGGTGGTGTTGAATTTAGTCCTGAAAATCCTTTTGGAATTAATCATACTGCCTTTTGGAGAATGCGTGCTGATTATGTACTACCGTCAAGACTTGGTTTTAAGTTTGTCGACAGCGGCGTGTTCTGGCCTGCCAAAGGTGAATCAATGTCAGAATTAGTTGAAAAACGCGAATCAAGTTCTGATCATCGTTTGGTTTGGGTAAAGTTGATTTTAGAATAA
- the fahA gene encoding fumarylacetoacetase, which yields MPITANDTNRKSWLEVPQNSDFPIQNIPFGVFLTKENVVTVGTRIGDYAIDLGALQQLNYFEGIELTDDMFMQDTLNDFISDGKKTWRLVRNRIAEIFDETNPQLRDSTKHRDIVIFKIEDVEMQLPVLIGDYTDFYSSREHATNVGKMFRDPENALLPNWLHIPVGYHGRSSTIVPSGIPVHRPMGQTLPAGHDTPVFGASRLVDFELETAFITTDVNVMGENISTYEAEDYIFGMVLLNDWSARDIQKWEYVPLGPFLAKNFATSISPWIVTMDALEPFRTKGPKQDPTPLPYLQTKGKKAFDIHLEVSLKPENQEEETVISKSNFKYLYWSMSQQLAHHTSNGCRVNSGDMMGSGTISGPTPDSFGSMLELTWGGKNPLKLKDGSERKFIEDNDTVIIRGFCENTEVRIGFGEVSSQLLPPFIKQ from the coding sequence ATGCCAATAACCGCCAACGATACCAATAGAAAATCATGGTTAGAAGTGCCACAAAATAGCGACTTCCCTATTCAGAATATTCCTTTCGGTGTATTTCTTACCAAAGAAAATGTCGTTACTGTAGGAACAAGAATTGGCGATTATGCCATAGATTTAGGGGCTTTGCAGCAATTAAATTATTTTGAGGGAATAGAATTAACCGATGATATGTTTATGCAGGACACGCTAAATGATTTTATTTCTGATGGAAAAAAAACATGGCGTTTGGTTCGAAATCGCATCGCTGAGATTTTCGACGAGACTAATCCGCAGTTAAGAGATTCAACAAAACATCGCGATATTGTTATATTTAAGATCGAAGACGTAGAAATGCAATTGCCAGTTTTAATTGGTGATTATACTGACTTTTATTCAAGCAGAGAGCACGCTACAAACGTAGGTAAAATGTTCCGTGATCCAGAAAATGCATTATTGCCAAACTGGTTGCATATTCCAGTTGGATACCACGGAAGAAGCTCTACAATTGTGCCATCTGGAATTCCAGTTCACCGACCAATGGGACAGACTTTGCCTGCTGGTCATGACACGCCTGTTTTTGGTGCTTCTCGTTTAGTAGATTTCGAATTAGAAACTGCTTTTATCACTACAGATGTGAATGTAATGGGCGAAAATATTTCTACTTATGAAGCAGAAGATTATATTTTCGGAATGGTTTTACTAAATGACTGGAGCGCTCGTGATATTCAGAAATGGGAATATGTGCCGCTTGGACCATTTTTAGCTAAAAACTTCGCTACTTCAATTTCACCTTGGATTGTGACTATGGATGCTTTGGAACCTTTTAGAACAAAAGGACCTAAACAAGACCCAACACCGCTTCCATATTTACAGACTAAAGGAAAAAAAGCATTTGATATTCATTTGGAAGTTTCATTAAAACCTGAAAATCAAGAAGAAGAAACTGTGATTTCAAAATCTAACTTCAAATATCTGTATTGGTCTATGAGTCAGCAGTTAGCGCATCATACTTCTAATGGATGCCGTGTAAACTCTGGTGACATGATGGGTTCTGGAACAATTTCTGGTCCAACTCCTGATAGTTTTGGTTCTATGCTAGAATTAACTTGGGGAGGAAAAAATCCGTTGAAGTTAAAAGATGGAAGTGAACGTAAATTTATTGAAGATAATGACACTGTAATTATTCGTGGATTCTGTGAAAATACGGAAGTAAGAATTGGCTTTGGAGAAGTTTCTAGCCAATTGCTACCTCCTTTCATTAAACAATGA
- the glyA gene encoding serine hydroxymethyltransferase codes for MQRDEQIFDLIQEEKERQIHGLELIASENFVSDEVMAAAGSVLTNKYAEGYPGKRYYGGCEVVDVIEQIAIDRAKELFGAEYANVQPHSGSQANTSVYHACLNPGDTILGFDLSHGGHLTHGSPVNFSGRLYRPVFYGVDAETGRLDYDKIQEIATKEQPKLIIAGASAYSRDMDFARFRQIADSVGAILFADISHPAGLIAKGLMNDPIPHCHIVSTTTHKTLRGPRGGLILMGKDFPNPQGLTTPKGEIRMMSSLLDLAVFPGNQGGPLMHIIAAKAVAFGEALKDEFFTYAMQLQKNANAMADAFVKRGYNIISGGTDNHMMLIDLRNKGISGKEAENALVKAEITVNKNMVPFDDKSPFITSGIRVGTAAITTRGLVEKDMETIVALIDKVLSNHTDEAVIEEVAEQVNDMMSERPIFAY; via the coding sequence ATGCAACGCGACGAACAAATTTTTGATCTTATCCAAGAGGAGAAAGAAAGACAAATTCACGGACTAGAGCTTATTGCTTCTGAGAATTTTGTAAGTGATGAAGTAATGGCAGCAGCAGGGTCTGTTTTAACTAATAAATATGCTGAGGGTTATCCTGGCAAAAGATACTACGGCGGTTGCGAAGTAGTTGACGTTATTGAGCAAATTGCAATCGACAGAGCTAAAGAATTATTTGGAGCTGAATATGCAAACGTACAGCCTCACTCAGGTTCTCAGGCAAATACATCTGTTTACCATGCTTGTTTAAATCCAGGTGATACTATTTTAGGTTTCGATTTATCTCACGGAGGTCACTTAACTCACGGTTCTCCAGTAAACTTCTCAGGACGTCTATATCGTCCAGTATTCTACGGTGTAGATGCTGAAACTGGTCGTTTAGATTATGATAAAATTCAAGAAATTGCAACTAAAGAACAGCCAAAATTAATCATCGCTGGAGCTTCTGCTTATTCTCGTGATATGGATTTTGCTCGTTTCAGACAAATTGCTGACAGTGTAGGAGCGATCTTATTTGCTGATATTTCTCACCCAGCTGGTCTTATTGCAAAAGGATTAATGAACGATCCAATTCCACATTGTCATATTGTTTCTACAACAACTCATAAAACATTAAGAGGACCACGTGGAGGTCTTATTTTAATGGGGAAAGATTTCCCAAATCCACAAGGATTAACAACTCCAAAAGGAGAAATCAGAATGATGTCTTCATTATTAGACTTAGCTGTTTTTCCAGGAAACCAAGGTGGACCTTTAATGCATATTATTGCTGCTAAAGCGGTTGCTTTTGGTGAAGCTCTTAAAGATGAGTTCTTTACTTATGCAATGCAATTACAAAAAAATGCAAATGCAATGGCTGATGCTTTCGTAAAGAGAGGTTACAACATTATCTCTGGCGGAACAGACAACCACATGATGCTTATTGATTTAAGAAATAAAGGTATTTCTGGAAAAGAAGCTGAAAATGCATTAGTAAAAGCTGAAATTACAGTAAATAAAAACATGGTTCCTTTTGATGATAAATCTCCATTTATCACTTCTGGAATCCGTGTTGGAACAGCTGCAATCACAACTCGTGGTTTAGTTGAAAAAGATATGGAAACTATTGTAGCGCTTATCGATAAAGTTTTATCTAACCATACAGATGAAGCTGTTATCGAAGAAGTTGCTGAACAAGTAAACGATATGATGAGCGAAAGACCGATTTTTGCTTATTAA
- a CDS encoding tRNA-(ms[2]io[6]A)-hydroxylase, which produces MGVLRLQLPTDPRWVNIVEKNIEEILTDHAWCEQKAATNAITIITNNPEHQDLVQDLLALVKEEVDHFEQVHNIIIKRGLKLGRERKDEYVNELYQYMKRSGDGSRVSGLVERLLFSAMIEARSCERFKVLSENIQDEELSVFYRELMESEAGHYTTFITYARKYGVGIDVEKRWREWLEFEESIITNYGKNETIHG; this is translated from the coding sequence ATGGGCGTATTAAGATTACAATTGCCAACCGACCCAAGATGGGTAAATATTGTTGAGAAAAACATCGAAGAAATCTTAACAGATCACGCTTGGTGCGAGCAAAAAGCAGCAACAAATGCGATTACAATTATTACAAACAATCCAGAACATCAGGATTTAGTTCAAGATTTATTGGCTTTAGTAAAAGAAGAAGTAGATCATTTTGAGCAAGTGCATAATATCATCATCAAAAGAGGACTAAAATTAGGTCGTGAGCGCAAAGATGAATATGTAAACGAACTATATCAATACATGAAAAGAAGCGGAGACGGAAGCCGTGTTTCTGGTCTTGTAGAAAGACTTCTTTTCTCAGCTATGATCGAAGCCAGAAGTTGTGAACGTTTTAAAGTGCTTTCTGAAAATATTCAAGACGAAGAATTATCTGTTTTTTATAGAGAATTAATGGAAAGCGAAGCAGGACATTACACAACTTTCATTACATATGCTCGTAAATACGGAGTTGGAATCGATGTTGAAAAACGTTGGAGAGAATGGTTAGAATTTGAAGAATCTATCATTACCAATTACGGAAAAAACGAAACTATTCACGGGTAG
- a CDS encoding GMP reductase, which translates to MRIEMDLKLGFKDVMFRPKRSTLKSRSEVSLEQNFKFLHSTANWTGVPIMAANMDTVGTFEIAKVLAKEKLFTAIHKHYTLEEWNNFLKNATPDFYDYIAVSTGTGKEDFDKIEKIITANPSLKFICIDVANGYSEHFVQFLKKTRKQYPDKIIIAGNVVTGEMTEELLLAGADIVKVGIGPGSVCTTRVKTGVGYPQLSAIIECADAAHGLGGHIISDGGCTTPGDVAKAFGAGADFVMLGGMLAGHTESGGELIEVKGEKFKQFYGMSSKTAMDKHSGGVAEYRASEGKTVQVPFKGDVIHTVLDILGGIRSTCTYVGASRLKELTKRTTFIRVSEQENQVFTK; encoded by the coding sequence ATGAGAATAGAAATGGACCTTAAATTAGGATTTAAAGACGTAATGTTTAGACCTAAAAGATCAACGCTCAAAAGCAGATCTGAAGTTTCCTTAGAACAAAATTTCAAATTTTTGCACAGTACTGCAAATTGGACAGGAGTCCCGATTATGGCTGCCAATATGGATACCGTAGGAACTTTTGAAATAGCAAAGGTTTTGGCTAAAGAAAAGCTTTTTACAGCTATTCATAAACATTATACTTTAGAAGAGTGGAATAATTTCTTAAAAAATGCAACTCCAGATTTCTACGATTATATTGCTGTAAGTACAGGAACAGGAAAGGAAGATTTTGACAAAATTGAAAAAATAATTACTGCAAATCCGTCATTGAAATTTATCTGCATTGATGTTGCAAATGGTTATTCAGAACATTTTGTTCAGTTTTTAAAGAAAACCCGTAAACAATATCCAGACAAAATAATTATCGCAGGAAATGTTGTTACAGGAGAAATGACCGAAGAGCTATTATTGGCTGGTGCTGATATTGTAAAAGTCGGAATTGGACCGGGTTCTGTCTGTACAACTCGCGTTAAAACAGGTGTTGGTTATCCGCAGTTATCGGCCATTATCGAATGTGCTGATGCCGCTCACGGTTTAGGCGGACACATCATAAGCGATGGTGGATGTACAACTCCGGGGGATGTTGCAAAAGCTTTTGGTGCAGGAGCCGATTTTGTAATGTTAGGCGGAATGCTTGCAGGACACACAGAAAGCGGCGGTGAATTAATTGAAGTAAAAGGCGAAAAATTCAAACAGTTTTACGGAATGAGTTCAAAAACTGCAATGGACAAGCATTCTGGAGGCGTTGCAGAATACAGAGCAAGTGAAGGAAAAACAGTTCAAGTTCCGTTTAAAGGAGATGTGATTCACACCGTTTTGGATATTTTAGGAGGAATAAGAAGCACTTGTACGTATGTTGGAGCCTCAAGATTAAAAGAATTGACTAAACGAACGACTTTTATCCGCGTAAGCGAGCAGGAAAATCAAGTTTTTACAAAATAA